In a single window of the Eriocheir sinensis breed Jianghai 21 chromosome 61, ASM2467909v1, whole genome shotgun sequence genome:
- the LOC126986377 gene encoding uncharacterized protein LOC126986377 isoform X1: MTQCAFLLEVVVGELTLTRCHRLPHPPVSPTIRIKVGGGPSLLVPFLAPAFTDPLDRPDAKGGHYIFQRGKSSIFSASSQLLEGGEGGRVRVEVLAWGGGKGGVPGVLGRCDAVMTSHDLTSTRLGLRGKLVLIGEGGDAVGNVTLTLSLRNLGEVVPAVGNWGSGEGRGRSTTSPGHPRTYEESFDILQDASDPSPHTVPYHDLPNSEKIALKIASLQDPCEAFLGEWQPSHQLGEDGGGMAQPLPILYAGQDREGARIWEEKVVRMGVGEAPQTLDDQQPYRNEDEVSDMGENSYTSDDSNTHTPDTQQQHRGKDSTHNTQYGSQGSSNTPDNTSNTQHHKHKRKNKNTHKHTLKRPYHPPSIARPQGWLRSTPPAAISSAPPPRLNRSHLLRLAAVDHQLGKDLRAEVDRRVRERMKGLEADFLEQVEKLTARRRSQGVRERGRGHTTTTGNHRESVGCQTEGATSSPVPSREQSPSSSSSSLSSAHTSHKQASSTTTTTSHKRTNKATHTHTNTNRSASLATPKERRKSRKPDLPKRTETNITASTSSPTETTEAEKPSQAREADTQLLGTPQRATSDLRVPSAARVMLGEMPKNVTYVIGSDGERVYGDGIVLAPEEEGEGRGGGGGGRHEDGSIGRVEKTTAKNCEKGEGRREDSLVEGRERTGGGGGRGRHEDGSIGRVEKTTAKNCEKGEGRREDSLVEGRERTGGEGRKKQEIKTGERLEDRPGERGERTGGERRERDTKTNTNGRKNSTSSSHSSAKLRTPKSLHGQTLGSDLRAQWAEQDHQLPREPSQDTWGLTYTIRAAEHDHSTASEHQSTPSTHLTTPQTGSDGGGDGGESYTTAAEEVEEEDFEESVADEEVEEEDFEESGAEEEVEEEVVSASSRSAQVCQEIFRGRKADILSGLATSSPPPSIGESLLSPSRSADESEQSHRGQRNLSPVLNLSPSPRPSTSKHKTTPKLAKSDVLNSNPLRNLSPSPRPSTSKHKATPKLAKSDILNSNPLRNLSPSPRPSTAKHKTTPTQTRSNLSPSPRTPAYNQRTTPKPQPKSHLRKQYKENIYTQDSDHEGERPSTSAYAQLSGSSRGARESARGSVGSSISDISARIAALLVAKRMSVPRMNTESVSSYVPSEEHPGTLSSVSDVLMSPSTSFSE, from the exons ATGACCCAGTGTGCGTtcctgctggaggtggtggtgggggagctCACCCTCACCCgctgccaccgcctccctcacccGCCAGTCTCACCCACCATCCgcatcaag GTGGGTGGTGGGCCATCTCTCCTGGTTCCCTTCCTGGCCCCGGCCTTCACCGACCCCCTCGACCGGCCTGATGCAAAGGGCGGCCACTACATCTTCCAGCGGGGCAAGTCGTCcatcttctccgcctcctcccagCTCCTTGAGGGTGGCGAGGGGGGtcgggtgagggtggaggtgctGGCCTGGGGGGGTGGCAAGGGGGGCGTTCCTGGTGTGCTGGGCCGCTGTGATGCTGTGATGACCTCGCATGACCTGACCTCAACACGCCTCGGCCTACGCGGGAAGCTTGTTTTAATTGGTGAGGGCGGGGACGCCGTTGGAAATGTCACCCTCACACTCTCCCTGCGGAATCTTGGTGAGGTGGTGCCTGCCGTGGGGAACTGGGGGTCAGGCGAGGGCAGGGGAAGGAGCACCACATCCCCAGGACACCCCAGGACCTACGAGGAGTCCTTTGATATCCTACAGGACGCTTCTGACCCCTCACCTCACACCGTCCCATACCACGACCTTCCCAACTCAGAGAAGATTGCCCTCAAGATTGCCAGCCTTCAGGACCCTTGTGAGGCCTTTCTAGGGGAGTGGCAGCCTTCACACCAGctgggggaggatgggggaggcaTGGCCCAGCCCTTGCCCATCCTGTATGCCGGCCAGGACAGGGAGGGGGCCAGGATATGGGAGGAGAAGGTGGTCAGAATGGGGGTCGGAGAGGCACCCCAGACATTAGACGACCAACAGCCCTACAGGAATGAAGATGAGGTGTCGGACATGGGAGAGAACAGCTACACATCAGACGACAGCAACACCCATACACCAGACACTCAGCAGCAACACAGGGGTAAAGATAGCACACACAACACCCAGTACGGCAGTCAGGGCAGCAGCAACACACCAGACAACACCAGCAACACCCAACACCACAAACACAaacggaaaaacaaaaacacacataaacacacattaAAACGCCCTTATCACCCGCCATCCATCGCTCGACCCCAAGGCTGGCTACGCTCAACCCCCCCAGCCGCCATCTCATCCGCCCCTCCGCCACGTCTCAACCGCTCGCACCTCCTCCGCCTGGCTGCTGTTGACCATCAGCTTGGAAAGGACTTGAGGGCGGAGGTGGACCGTCGAGTgcgagagagaatgaagggactGGAGGCGGACTTTCTTGAGCAGGTGGAGAAGTTGACCGCTCGGAGGAGGAGtcagggggtgagagagagggggagggggcacaCTACCACCACCGGCAACCACCGAGAGAGTGTGGGGTGCCAAACTGAGGGTGCCACGTCGAGCCCAGTGCCATCAAGAGAGCAaagtccatcatcatcatcatcatcactttcatccGCTCACACATCACACAAGcaagcctcctccaccaccaccaccacctcccacaaACGCACCaacaaagcaacacacacacacacaaacacaaacagaagcGCGTCTCTCGCTACACCTAAGGAGAGACGGAAATCGAGAAAGCCCGATCTACCAAAACGGACAGAAACAAACATAACCGCATCTACCTCTTCACCCACGGAAACGACGGAAGCGGAAAAGCCCAGTCAAGCGAGAGAGGCGGACACACAACTACTTGGCACCCCGCAGAGAGCCACCAGCGACCTCCGAGTGCCAAGTGCCGCCAGGGTCATGTTGGGGGAGATGCCGAAGAATGTAACTTATGTGATTGGCAGTGACGGGGAGAGAGTGTACGGGGATGGCATTGTGTTGGccccggaggaggagggagagggaagaggaggaggaggaggag gtagacatGAAGATGGGTCAataggaagagtagaaaaaacaACAGCTAAAAATtgcgagaaaggagaaggaagacgagaggatagcttagtagaaggaagagaaagaacaggaggaggaggaggaagaggtagacatGAAGATGGGTCAataggaagagtagaaaaaacaACAGCTAAAAATtgcgagaaaggagaaggaagacgagaggatAGCTTAgtcgaaggaagagaaagaacaggaggagaaggaaggaaaaaacaagagataaaaacaggagaaagacTTGAGGATAGAccaggtgaaagaggagaaagaacaggaggagaaagaagagaaagagatacaaaaacaaacacaaacgggAGGAAAAACAGCACCTCCTCATCCCATTCCTCCGCCAAACTCAGAACACCCAAGTCACTCCACGGCCAGACCCTCGGAAGTGACCTGAGAGCGCAGTGGGCGGAACAGGACCACCAGCTCCCCCGGGAACCATCACAGGACACATGGGGGCTTACCTACACCATCAGGGCAGCCGAGCATGACCACTCCACCGCCTCAGAGCACCAGTCCACCCCATCCACACATCTCACCACTCCACAGAccggtagtgatggtggaggcGATGGTGGTGAGTCGTACACAACAGCagcggaggaggtggaagaggaggattttgaggagtcggtggcggatgaggaagtggaagaggaagattttGAGGAGtcgggggcggaggaggaagtggaggaggaggttgtcaGTGCCTCGAGTCGCTCCGCCCAGGTCTGCCAGGAGATTTTCAGGGGGCGGAAGGCGGACATTCTCTCTGGTCTGGCCACAAGCAGCCCACCGCCGTCCATTGGGGAATCTCTCCTCAGTCCGTCTAGAAGTGCAGATGAGTCTGAGCAAAGCCATAGGGGGCAGAGGAACCTTAGTCCTGTCCTTAACCTCTCTCCAAGCCCTCGCCCTTCAACATCCAAGCATAAAACAACCCCGAAACTAGCTAAAAGTGACGTACTCAACTCTAACCCTCTCCGAAACCTCTCCCCAAGCCCTCGCCCTTCAACATCCAAGCATAAGGCAACCCCAAAACTAGCTAAAAGTGACATACTCAACTCTAACCCTCTCCGAAACCTCTCCCCAAGCCCTCGTCCTTCCACCGCCAAGCATAAGACAACCCCAACACAAACCAGAAGCAACCTAAGCCCAAGCCCTCGTACACCCGCCTACAACCAGAGGACAACCCCAAAACCTCAACCCAAAAGTCACCTCCGTaaacaatataaagaaaacatttaTACCCAAGATAGCGACCATGAGGGAGAAAGGCCCAGCACCTCAGCCTATGCCCAGCTTTCAGGGAGTTCAAGAGGTGCCAGGGAGAGTGCCAGAGGGTCAGTCGGCAGTAGTATAAGCGACATTAGTGCCAGGATAGCGGCACTTCTGGTGGCGAAGCGCATGAGTGTGCCGCGGATGAACACTGAATCGGTGAGCTCGTATGTCCCCTCGGAGGAACATCCCGGCACCCTGTCCTCTGTGTCTGATGTCCTGATGTCCCCCTCGACCTCCTTCTCcgagtga
- the LOC126986377 gene encoding serine-rich adhesin for platelets-like isoform X2, with the protein MTQCAFLLEVVVGELTLTRCHRLPHPPVSPTIRIKVGGGPSLLVPFLAPAFTDPLDRPDAKGGHYIFQRGKSSIFSASSQLLEGGEGGRVRVEVLAWGGGKGGVPGVLGRCDAVMTSHDLTSTRLGLRGKLVLIGEGGDAVGNVTLTLSLRNLGEVVPAVGNWGSGEGRGRSTTSPGHPRTYEESFDILQDASDPSPHTVPYHDLPNSEKIALKIASLQDPCEAFLGEWQPSHQLGEDGGGMAQPLPILYAGQDREGARIWEEKVVRMGVGEAPQTLDDQQPYRNEDEVSDMGENSYTSDDSNTHTPDTQQQHRGKDSTHNTQYGSQGSSNTPDNTSNTQHHKHKRKNKNTHKHTLKRPYHPPSIARPQGWLRSTPPAAISSAPPPRLNRSHLLRLAAVDHQLGKDLRAEVDRRVRERMKGLEADFLEQVEKLTARRRSQGVRERGRGHTTTTGNHRESVGCQTEGATSSPVPSREQSPSSSSSSLSSAHTSHKQASSTTTTTSHKRTNKATHTHTNTNRSASLATPKERRKSRKPDLPKRTETNITASTSSPTETTEAEKPSQAREADTQLLGTPQRATSDLRVPSAARVMLGEMPKNVTYVIGSDGERVYGDGIVLAPEEEGEGRGGGGGGRHEDGSIGRVEKTTAKNCEKGEGRREDSLVEGRERTGGEGRKKQEIKTGERLEDRPGERGERTGGERRERDTKTNTNGRKNSTSSSHSSAKLRTPKSLHGQTLGSDLRAQWAEQDHQLPREPSQDTWGLTYTIRAAEHDHSTASEHQSTPSTHLTTPQTGSDGGGDGGESYTTAAEEVEEEDFEESVADEEVEEEDFEESGAEEEVEEEVVSASSRSAQVCQEIFRGRKADILSGLATSSPPPSIGESLLSPSRSADESEQSHRGQRNLSPVLNLSPSPRPSTSKHKTTPKLAKSDVLNSNPLRNLSPSPRPSTSKHKATPKLAKSDILNSNPLRNLSPSPRPSTAKHKTTPTQTRSNLSPSPRTPAYNQRTTPKPQPKSHLRKQYKENIYTQDSDHEGERPSTSAYAQLSGSSRGARESARGSVGSSISDISARIAALLVAKRMSVPRMNTESVSSYVPSEEHPGTLSSVSDVLMSPSTSFSE; encoded by the exons ATGACCCAGTGTGCGTtcctgctggaggtggtggtgggggagctCACCCTCACCCgctgccaccgcctccctcacccGCCAGTCTCACCCACCATCCgcatcaag GTGGGTGGTGGGCCATCTCTCCTGGTTCCCTTCCTGGCCCCGGCCTTCACCGACCCCCTCGACCGGCCTGATGCAAAGGGCGGCCACTACATCTTCCAGCGGGGCAAGTCGTCcatcttctccgcctcctcccagCTCCTTGAGGGTGGCGAGGGGGGtcgggtgagggtggaggtgctGGCCTGGGGGGGTGGCAAGGGGGGCGTTCCTGGTGTGCTGGGCCGCTGTGATGCTGTGATGACCTCGCATGACCTGACCTCAACACGCCTCGGCCTACGCGGGAAGCTTGTTTTAATTGGTGAGGGCGGGGACGCCGTTGGAAATGTCACCCTCACACTCTCCCTGCGGAATCTTGGTGAGGTGGTGCCTGCCGTGGGGAACTGGGGGTCAGGCGAGGGCAGGGGAAGGAGCACCACATCCCCAGGACACCCCAGGACCTACGAGGAGTCCTTTGATATCCTACAGGACGCTTCTGACCCCTCACCTCACACCGTCCCATACCACGACCTTCCCAACTCAGAGAAGATTGCCCTCAAGATTGCCAGCCTTCAGGACCCTTGTGAGGCCTTTCTAGGGGAGTGGCAGCCTTCACACCAGctgggggaggatgggggaggcaTGGCCCAGCCCTTGCCCATCCTGTATGCCGGCCAGGACAGGGAGGGGGCCAGGATATGGGAGGAGAAGGTGGTCAGAATGGGGGTCGGAGAGGCACCCCAGACATTAGACGACCAACAGCCCTACAGGAATGAAGATGAGGTGTCGGACATGGGAGAGAACAGCTACACATCAGACGACAGCAACACCCATACACCAGACACTCAGCAGCAACACAGGGGTAAAGATAGCACACACAACACCCAGTACGGCAGTCAGGGCAGCAGCAACACACCAGACAACACCAGCAACACCCAACACCACAAACACAaacggaaaaacaaaaacacacataaacacacattaAAACGCCCTTATCACCCGCCATCCATCGCTCGACCCCAAGGCTGGCTACGCTCAACCCCCCCAGCCGCCATCTCATCCGCCCCTCCGCCACGTCTCAACCGCTCGCACCTCCTCCGCCTGGCTGCTGTTGACCATCAGCTTGGAAAGGACTTGAGGGCGGAGGTGGACCGTCGAGTgcgagagagaatgaagggactGGAGGCGGACTTTCTTGAGCAGGTGGAGAAGTTGACCGCTCGGAGGAGGAGtcagggggtgagagagagggggagggggcacaCTACCACCACCGGCAACCACCGAGAGAGTGTGGGGTGCCAAACTGAGGGTGCCACGTCGAGCCCAGTGCCATCAAGAGAGCAaagtccatcatcatcatcatcatcactttcatccGCTCACACATCACACAAGcaagcctcctccaccaccaccaccacctcccacaaACGCACCaacaaagcaacacacacacacacaaacacaaacagaagcGCGTCTCTCGCTACACCTAAGGAGAGACGGAAATCGAGAAAGCCCGATCTACCAAAACGGACAGAAACAAACATAACCGCATCTACCTCTTCACCCACGGAAACGACGGAAGCGGAAAAGCCCAGTCAAGCGAGAGAGGCGGACACACAACTACTTGGCACCCCGCAGAGAGCCACCAGCGACCTCCGAGTGCCAAGTGCCGCCAGGGTCATGTTGGGGGAGATGCCGAAGAATGTAACTTATGTGATTGGCAGTGACGGGGAGAGAGTGTACGGGGATGGCATTGTGTTGGccccggaggaggagggagagggaagaggaggaggaggaggag gtagacatGAAGATGGGTCAataggaagagtagaaaaaacaACAGCTAAAAATtgcgagaaaggagaaggaagacgagaggatAGCTTAgtcgaaggaagagaaagaacaggaggagaaggaaggaaaaaacaagagataaaaacaggagaaagacTTGAGGATAGAccaggtgaaagaggagaaagaacaggaggagaaagaagagaaagagatacaaaaacaaacacaaacgggAGGAAAAACAGCACCTCCTCATCCCATTCCTCCGCCAAACTCAGAACACCCAAGTCACTCCACGGCCAGACCCTCGGAAGTGACCTGAGAGCGCAGTGGGCGGAACAGGACCACCAGCTCCCCCGGGAACCATCACAGGACACATGGGGGCTTACCTACACCATCAGGGCAGCCGAGCATGACCACTCCACCGCCTCAGAGCACCAGTCCACCCCATCCACACATCTCACCACTCCACAGAccggtagtgatggtggaggcGATGGTGGTGAGTCGTACACAACAGCagcggaggaggtggaagaggaggattttgaggagtcggtggcggatgaggaagtggaagaggaagattttGAGGAGtcgggggcggaggaggaagtggaggaggaggttgtcaGTGCCTCGAGTCGCTCCGCCCAGGTCTGCCAGGAGATTTTCAGGGGGCGGAAGGCGGACATTCTCTCTGGTCTGGCCACAAGCAGCCCACCGCCGTCCATTGGGGAATCTCTCCTCAGTCCGTCTAGAAGTGCAGATGAGTCTGAGCAAAGCCATAGGGGGCAGAGGAACCTTAGTCCTGTCCTTAACCTCTCTCCAAGCCCTCGCCCTTCAACATCCAAGCATAAAACAACCCCGAAACTAGCTAAAAGTGACGTACTCAACTCTAACCCTCTCCGAAACCTCTCCCCAAGCCCTCGCCCTTCAACATCCAAGCATAAGGCAACCCCAAAACTAGCTAAAAGTGACATACTCAACTCTAACCCTCTCCGAAACCTCTCCCCAAGCCCTCGTCCTTCCACCGCCAAGCATAAGACAACCCCAACACAAACCAGAAGCAACCTAAGCCCAAGCCCTCGTACACCCGCCTACAACCAGAGGACAACCCCAAAACCTCAACCCAAAAGTCACCTCCGTaaacaatataaagaaaacatttaTACCCAAGATAGCGACCATGAGGGAGAAAGGCCCAGCACCTCAGCCTATGCCCAGCTTTCAGGGAGTTCAAGAGGTGCCAGGGAGAGTGCCAGAGGGTCAGTCGGCAGTAGTATAAGCGACATTAGTGCCAGGATAGCGGCACTTCTGGTGGCGAAGCGCATGAGTGTGCCGCGGATGAACACTGAATCGGTGAGCTCGTATGTCCCCTCGGAGGAACATCCCGGCACCCTGTCCTCTGTGTCTGATGTCCTGATGTCCCCCTCGACCTCCTTCTCcgagtga